Proteins from a single region of Anastrepha ludens isolate Willacy chromosome 5, idAnaLude1.1, whole genome shotgun sequence:
- the LOC128864233 gene encoding malate dehydrogenase, mitochondrial-like — protein MLRKTHILLASLSSIARQFSTTQMCKNRVCVIGAGGNVGQPLSLLLKRDSLVTSLALYDLKMVTGVALDIRHMDTNAQVEGHEKVENLPKALDCAEIVIIVAGHPSKKGVADDELLKKNSSIIVEIMPKIAEFCPTALIAVVTSPINSLVPLAAEILKTKDAYDPNRLFGVTTPSVVRTRYFMGDVLQIDPARVNVPVIGGNSKCTILPVITQCKPIYKYEDEDDVLPIVKKIREAEEEVAKAKGDSAASLVIAHSIAKFTHSLLLGLGGVGEPIECSFVESFVTECEFFATPLRLGRKGIERNLGIPDLAKFEDDWLNELIPELKESIKKGMEYAKSKK, from the exons atgctgcgaaaaACGCATATTCTGCTTGCTTCACTTTCCAGCATCGCTCGACAATTCTCTACAACACAGATG TGCAAGAACCGAGTTTGTGTCATTGGCGCCGGCGGTAATGTGGGTCAACCACTCTCGTTGTTGCTGAAACGTGATAGTCTCGTGACAAGTCTCGCGCTGTACGACCTAAAAATGGTGACTGGTGTGGCGCTGGATATTCGGCATATGGACACAAATGCTCAAGTGGAAgggcacgaaaaagtagaaaatctaCCAAAAGCGCTGGATT GCGCTGAAATTGTAATTATCGTTGCTGGTCATCCaagcaagaagggagtggcagatgatgagcttttaaaaaagaattccAGTATTATTGTAGAGATTATGCCGAAAATCGCAGAGTTCTGCCCCACAGCATTGATTGCAGTGGTTACAAGTCCAATCAACTCGCTCGTACCGTTAGCAGCAGAGATACTAAAAACG AAAGACGCTTACGATCCCAACCGCTTGTTTGGTGTCACCACGCCCAGTGTGGTGCGTACGCGCTATTTTATGGGGGATGTATTGCAAATAGATCCCGCTAGAGTGAACGTACCCGTCATTGGCGGCAACTCTAAATGTACCATCCTACCGGTAATCACACAGTGCAAGCCAATTTATAAGTACGAGGATGAGGATGATGTGCTGcctatagttaaaaaaattcgcGAGGCTGAAGAGGAGGTGGCAAAGGCAAAGGGTGATAGTGCAGCCTCGCTGGTCATCGCGCACTCTATCGCTAAATTCACGCACTCACTGCTGCTGGGTCTTGGGGGTGTGGGTGAGCCAATTGAGTGCTCGTTTGTAGAATCGTTTGTTACCGAATGCGAATTCTTCGCTACGCCTCTGAGACTGGGCAGGAAGGGTATTGAAAGGAATTTGGGTATACCGGATTTGGCTAAGTTCGAAGACGACTGGCTAAACGAATTGATACCGGAACTGAAGGAAAGTATCAAGAAAGGCATGGAATATGCGAAGAGCAAGAAGTGA